In one window of Flavobacterium ginsengisoli DNA:
- a CDS encoding MgtC/SapB family protein gives MELEIIIRLLLATFWGALIGAEREYRGKAAGLRTTIMISVGACFFTLMSQWIGGSGNPDRIASNIVTGLGFLCAGVIFRSDNHVSGITTAATIWSVAAVSMGVGAGYYFASACAALMILIILTMLTILQDKIDLINEHKTLRITFKRSDAGHARCKELFSTYGIKSKLLMQHRNIDHIILEWQIHGSKHAIESLYASLLQDPIFEELVL, from the coding sequence ATGGAACTAGAAATTATCATAAGATTGCTTTTAGCGACATTTTGGGGTGCTTTAATTGGTGCCGAAAGAGAATACAGAGGAAAAGCAGCTGGTCTGCGCACCACAATAATGATTTCTGTTGGAGCTTGTTTCTTTACTTTAATGTCACAATGGATTGGAGGATCTGGGAATCCAGACCGTATAGCTTCTAATATTGTAACAGGATTAGGTTTTCTTTGCGCAGGAGTAATCTTTAGATCAGACAACCACGTTTCGGGCATTACGACCGCGGCGACAATTTGGTCGGTTGCGGCTGTAAGTATGGGAGTTGGCGCGGGTTATTACTTTGCTTCGGCTTGCGCGGCACTTATGATTCTTATAATTTTAACGATGCTTACCATTCTTCAAGATAAAATTGACCTCATCAACGAGCATAAAACGCTCAGAATAACCTTTAAACGTTCAGACGCAGGACACGCAAGATGCAAAGAACTTTTTTCGACTTATGGTATAAAATCTAAACTGTTAATGCAACACCGTAATATAGACCATATTATTTTAGAATGGCAAATACATGGTTCTAAACATGCCATAGAATCTTTGTATGCTTCGCTTTTGCAAGATCCTATTTTTGAAGAATTAGTTTTATAA
- a CDS encoding helix-turn-helix domain-containing protein produces MSTVTRPNHIGRKISRIRELKDMKQEALAIALGISQQAVSNIENSETVDEQKLIEIAKALDVTVEAIKNFSEEAVFNYFNNFYDNSQGSVGNHDGNHHCTFNPLDKLIESVEENKKLYERLLQAEKDKIEYLEKLLKGK; encoded by the coding sequence ATGAGTACAGTAACTAGACCAAATCACATCGGGAGAAAAATTAGCCGCATTCGTGAGCTAAAAGACATGAAACAAGAAGCATTGGCAATTGCTTTGGGAATAAGCCAGCAAGCAGTTTCAAATATCGAAAATAGTGAAACTGTTGATGAACAAAAATTAATCGAAATTGCAAAAGCTTTAGATGTAACTGTTGAAGCTATCAAGAATTTTTCGGAGGAAGCTGTATTCAATTATTTCAATAATTTTTACGATAATAGTCAAGGAAGTGTCGGAAATCATGATGGAAACCATCACTGCACATTTAATCCATTAGATAAATTAATAGAATCTGTTGAAGAAAATAAAAAGCTTTACGAACGCCTTTTGCAAGCTGAAAAAGATAAAATCGAATATTTAGAAAAACTATTGAAAGGAAAATAG